In the Hevea brasiliensis isolate MT/VB/25A 57/8 chromosome 8, ASM3005281v1, whole genome shotgun sequence genome, AATTGTTAGGACGACTAATCACAAACTGAAATGTCCAAGCAAATATTCCAATGTCCAGAAAGGAAGAGAATATGGGCTATTGTCTTCAGATTTTGGATTAATAATAGAGACCCACAGCTAGAAACCTAATGCCGTACAGATTGTTTTTGGATTAATAATATGGGCTATTGTCTTCAGATTTTGGGATAGACATGGTCTTTGGATATCACACCACAAGAATAGTTTCCTGCAAAGCCTTGCCAAAATAGTACAAGTTCGTTAGGGGCATACCATCAAAATAATGTCCCAAGGATTTGCACTGCGGAACAAACTCATAAACAAGCAGTCTATTGGCTCCATCTTCGCAGTATCCAATAAGGTTAACAAGATCTTTGTGATGGTATCCACTAGCAATAGCTTTCATCTTTGTGTATTCTTCTTCTTGCTTCCTAGGATTATTAAATTTCTTAACTGCTACCTTTTCACCATTTAGGTCTCCCTTATAAACTTGGCCCAAAGCACCCTCGTCAAGACAGTTGTCCTCGGAGAAACCTCTAGTTGCCATTGTCAGTTCTTAATAAGTAAATCTTCTCGGCTGATAATCTTCTTGAAAATTAATTTTCCTCTGATGATGATCTTGAAACCTCTCAGTGCCATTAGTGGCATCGGAGGAACCATTAGTTGCAATTGGGAGTTCTCGATGAGTAAATTGCCTCCGTTCAATGCCATTATAAGCTTCTAAACTGACAAGAGGCTTCGGTTTCTGAGATTAATTGGGCTCAACATTATGAGATCCATTAACTTCTGAACTGACAAGAGGTACGGCTTCTGAGATCCATTGAGCTCAACATTATGAGATCCATTAACTTCCGAACTGACAAGAGGCTTCGGCTCTAGAGATCCATTGGACTCAACAGTTTGAGCTTCATTAGGCTCAAAATTATGAGATTCATTAGCTTTTGAACTGACATGAGGCTTTAGTTTCTGAGATCCATTGAGCTCAATATTATTAGATCCACTAGACTCAGGATTATCTGGTAAAGGAATAGAATGATAAATTAGAGTAGTGATATAATTAAAGATGGGATTTGTTAAAGGAGAATCACAAATAAGTTGAtccaaagaaaagaggaaatttaatATATGAATTTTTATGGCAATCGTGTGTGTAGCATATAAAATTTCCATAAGAGATGGAAATTCACATGTAGTACCTTTCAGGAATATGTTGTCATTCTTctcattccatatttcttctataGAAATATATTCTTCAATAACTCGAACTATCTGCATCGCATAGCAATAGTGAAAAGGTTATACACGAATGTAATATTtctatttttgtttttttaatgTTTAATGTATGTCTAATGGTATCTCTTCACTTTTTACATCTTTTAAAGGTAGTGAAAGAAATCATTGAATCAAGCTATCCTTTTacatattttcaaaaatattttaataataattaatagtgaaaataatgaaatatgccaAGTAATAATGCACTTGAATTTTGACCTGATTCATTTTTGGACGAGAATTTGAAGGTTTATATATGCAAACTGCAGCACAAGAAATCATTGCTTCCATTTCTTTTTTGTTATAGTCCATTTGCAATAATTTGGAATTGACCAGATTTTTATAGTCTTGGTTGCGCAAAGCCCATTGAATCCAAGGTTTTGTCTGAAAATCAATAAATACAAGTAgttattatttttgtatcaagAGTTAATTTTCTATCATTATTTTCCCTTTATTTGATAAGAGAAAAGCAGTATTTAGTTTGAGAGATTTGAAAGAATCCATAAATTTCAAAAGGTATTAACTATTATAGATGAGTGCCATACCCAAGCAATAACAGTGTCTTCAAGCTTAGTTTTTTTCCCAGATATTAGTTCTAGAAGAACCATACCATAGAAATAAACATCCGACTTTTTAGAGTCTCTTTGAGGATAATGCTCTGGATCCGCATAACTGGATTGAACAAGTAATCATATCAATGCCTTCAAGCTAAGTATTTCTCTCAATTATTAGCTTTAGATGAACCATACTATAGGAATAAACATATGACTTTTTAGCAACATTTTGAGAATGATAATGCTCTACTTCTGCATAACTGCATTTAATAAccaaattaaaaacttttatccaAAAATGAAAATCTTTGATCGAGAAGCCCCAAAAAGGGGCCTTTTCTTcacttttatttaattatttcaaattaaactATAATATTAATGTATTCAAcccttaaataaaaaaaaaaaaagaaagaaaaaaaaacatcTTACACTTCAGTTCCCTTGTTTAATCTAGTGATGTGAGTAAGGCTACCAGTTTCCAGAAAAAGAAGGTCAAGCCCAAAATCTGCGACCTGAACAAAAATAATCTAAGTAGATTTAACATATTTATtgtagcatttttttttctttaaattgtgGCATATAATTTAATATGAAAGACaactaaatataataaaattgataTCCAAATATGAAATTAATATCTTCTAAAAAAAATCCTGGCATGCTTGTATACGCTACCTTTGGCTCATGTTTATCGTCAATAAGCATATTATTGGCCTTAACATCACGATGAATGATTTTGGGTGTACCTATACAGACAGAACAAATACTTTTAGATAGAAATAAATTAATaacagaaaaaaaaaggaaaaaaatagcaCACTCACATTTTTCATGTAAATATTCCAACCCTTCAGCTGTGCCTTTGGCGATTTTCATTCTATTTTCCCACTCCAAAGTCGTCTCTCCTACGATGTCATTTATTGTGAGTAAGATCGATCTTAACATCATATTATTATTTGTATATGTCTCAGAGCACAAAAGGACTCACCATGTAAATAATGTCTCAAAGATTTTTTTGGAACGTACTCTAAAACAAGCAATATATCGTCTCCTTCAATGCAGTATCCAAGCAACTTAACAAGATTTTTGTGACTCACTTGGCTAACAACCTTAATCTCCTTCTCCGATTCTTCTTTCGACTGCGACCTTTCATCCCGACCAATTTTAAGTTTCTTAATGGCAACTtttttgacacctagtgttgccttgaAGACTCGACCAAAACCACCCTCGCCGAGGAGTTTGCTGTTGCAAAACTTATCAGTTGCTTCTGCTAGTTCATTGTAGCTATATTGCCTCAGCCCAAATCCATCTCGTGAGGTAGAGCCTTTTGGTGAGGTAAATCCTTTTCAAAGTGAAAGGAAACAAAACGCTAGAATtagaacacacacacacacacacacatttataAGTAAGTCAACAccagaaaattttattaaagacCTGGAAAAAACGAAGGCCGAGATGGAGAAAAGAGTATATATTTTCCCTATCCATCAAACATCTAGACAACTAGAGGACTAAGAAATGGAacccataaaaataaaataaaggaggATCAGTTTTGTCATGATCTCATAAATAAAAGTATAATTCAAGAACCACTATGGAACTATACCTGCAGTGTCAGCGCGGTGATCTGCCTCGTTGCTTCTGAAACAATTCATCACGCAAGCCATCGAGATTGCAAGTAGATACAATACTATGATTagggttgagagagagagagagagagagagagagagatacagGTTGAGGACtccagagaaagagagagggtaATGTTCAGActttatagagagagagagaaagaggcatCGTTTCCTGTAGACAAGATTATAGGGTATGGCAGCCTCATTGTTTAGATGGAatattttcaaatattttttctGGGCTTAAAGACGGCAGGTTAAGTAAAGCAGGCATCTTAAGTAAAGCAGGCATCTTAAGTAAAGCAGGCATCAACTTTCAAAAGTCCAAGAGAAATTTCGTTGGAGCGTGAGAGAATGCTTTAATAAATTGCCATGAATATGTTAAAGATGTGTACCTTCCTAAgtctaaattaataatatttgctTTTTGATAGTAGAAGCAAAGATGCAAACTAAAGAATTTTAACTGAATAATTTTGAGTCAAAATTTCATTCAaatctttaattataattttattattaataaattctcaaatttgatcaaataaaatttaatttgaaaaattatcatttcattattaataaattttaataagaggtatcttaattaaaataaaaaataaagttagAAGATATCTtaatctaaataaaaattaaattaaattgacatAGCTATTAATTAATAAGAAAGGACAACAAAATGAagcataatttaattttcatatgtaatatatattttattatattatttttttagtaaGAAATTATATTTGAAGCAaagttattataaaatattaatgttaaaaatattataaaaagttAAAACTCTTAAATTATGTTGTGCATTTCCTTAATTATATTAAACAATTCGTAACAAATACATTAATTAATCACTCTTATTTTCCTTTtagatataataaaatatatttactattttaattatattatgtatGCATTATAAAAAGTTTTatctaatataaaaaataatcatCCATAACTCATTGAAAACATTTCTCACACTCTAATTAACAAAAAAGTCTttttaaattctactaaaattttaagtcattgaTATAACACTTTACTTTTATCatcttttcattttcttcaacGTAACCAAAGAGTTCGGGAGAACGGAAAGGGAAGGTTCCTTTCTTGTAGAGCACATTAGctttgattttattatttttttaacctaaaataatttttaaaaaaaatggaagatgtaatttattttcaatttaaaagcagtgattaaaaataaaaagaaaaggttGAAGAGTGTGGAAGGCTTGTCTTTGCAAGCCTTTGCCCCATAGCAAGCCCATCTGCCGACGGTCATTGGATGGAGAAATTATCTAAAGCCTTGATTGCCTCCAGTTTTTTCGCTCGTTATTGCATGGATCCCTCATACATGAGAAATTATTAAGTGCATTAAGTGTTTATGTATTATCTCTCATAATCATGTGAGATTCATTCTTTGTATTATAGGAATGATCTATTTTTATATGAGAGAAGAAGCACTATTTTTTAGTCCTCATTATATTAGGTTACAAAAATAAAAGGTTGAAGAATGGTCGTAAGACTCGTCATTACAAGTTTTTGTCacacattaaaaaaaataaataataaaaaaagaaaaaactttgCCACACTGCAAGCCCACGGTTCCATGGCGGAGAAATTGTGTGAAGCCTTGAAACGCTTTTGACGAGGGAGATATAAGTCTCGTTTGACATTGAGTTTCAGAGTTTAAAACTGTTTTTTTGAATAAAAGCATCATTTTAGATGTTGTTGAAAAAAGTAGTTTGAAAAaaactattttgttattttagtgtttttatgattaaaactgatcatatttaatttttaattattttttaacactttctaactagtatatttaagaAAGTGATTTTCTCAATAGCAGTTTCAACAATAATGCCAAATAGGCCTATAGAGAGAGGAGGGTATAGTTAGAATAAACTTCAACCTGAATTTTTAGatataattcataaaatttatttatgatgtaattattattataattaaatttgagaTGAGTTAAGATTTAGTAAATAATATCTTACTGAATTCAAATTTTATATGTTTGGTATTTAGCATTTgaacttatttatataaataattaattatatatatatatatgcataaaatataatttattaataaaaaatatacatAAGAGCTCGAATGCTCTCGTTGGTACTCAAGGCGCAAGCCAAGGAGTGAAACTGAAAGCGAAAACCCATCTTTGCTTTCCTGTATAGCATACATTCCAAGCTCCGGCATCCTATCAAATAAACTTTTAGGCTATTGCCAGTCTTACAGGGCCAATTAAAGAAGAGAAGAGTGAAGAAATGAGAAATCTCCACTAGTGGCTTAGAAACTTATTTACTCTATTTCAAAAGGTTGCACCTAATATAAATTAGATTTTAACCGTTAGATTAAA is a window encoding:
- the LOC131182069 gene encoding proline-rich receptor-like protein kinase PERK3, yielding MQNYADPEHYPQRDSKKSDVYFYGMVLLELISGKKTKLEDTVIAWTKPWIQWALRNQDYKNLVNSKLLQMDYNKKEMEAMISCAAVCIYKPSNSRPKMNQIVRVIEEYISIEEIWNEKNDNIFLKDNPESSGSNNIELNGSQKLKPHVSSKANESHNFEPNEAQTVESNGSLEPKPLVSSEVNGSHNVELNGSQKPYLLSVQKLMDLIMLSPINLRNRSLLSV
- the LOC131182070 gene encoding proline-rich receptor-like protein kinase PERK3, giving the protein MACVMNCFRSNEADHRADTAGFTSPKGSTSRDGFGLRQYSYNELAEATDKFCNSKLLGEGGFGRVFKATLGVKKVAIKKLKIGRDERSQSKEESEKEIKVVSQVSHKNLVKLLGYCIEGDDILLVLEYVPKKSLRHYLHGETTLEWENRMKIAKGTAEGLEYLHEKCTPKIIHRDVKANNMLIDDKHEPKVAYTSMPGFFLEDINFIFGYQFYYI